One genomic region from Bacillus aquiflavi encodes:
- a CDS encoding DegT/DnrJ/EryC1/StrS family aminotransferase — translation MKVPMLDLSEQYQILKDEIIETLDSVMTSSRFILGDNVKQLEASIAKFVNANYGIGVANGSDALHISLQACGVQAGDEVITTPFTFFSTGGAIARAGATPVYVDIDPVTFNIDATKIEEAITEKTKAIIPVHLYGQAADMDAIMEIAKKHQISVIEDAAQAIGAEYKGKKIGEIGDATCYSFFPTKNLGAYGDGGMIVTKDQQLEEKMKIIRVHGSKPKYYHHVLGYNSRLDEIQAAVLNVKLPHLNKWSEMRRENARYYYTQLLNEKLGEKIVTPTEVAERYHVYHQYTIRVKNRDDLQSFLKENGVASMIYYPVPLHLQPVFAHLGYKEGDFPEAERAAKEVLSLPMFPEMKKEQQEYVVNMIAKYYEQ, via the coding sequence ATGAAGGTTCCAATGCTTGATTTATCAGAACAATATCAAATTTTAAAAGATGAAATCATTGAGACGCTTGATTCTGTAATGACATCATCGCGCTTTATTCTCGGTGATAATGTTAAGCAATTAGAGGCTTCAATTGCAAAGTTTGTTAATGCGAATTATGGTATTGGCGTAGCAAATGGAAGTGACGCTTTGCATATATCACTTCAAGCCTGTGGAGTACAAGCTGGAGATGAGGTCATTACAACCCCGTTTACTTTTTTTTCTACTGGGGGAGCGATAGCGAGAGCAGGTGCTACTCCTGTTTACGTTGATATAGATCCAGTGACCTTTAATATTGATGCTACAAAAATAGAAGAGGCAATTACGGAAAAAACAAAAGCAATTATTCCTGTACATCTTTATGGACAAGCTGCAGATATGGATGCGATTATGGAGATTGCTAAAAAACATCAAATATCTGTTATTGAAGATGCTGCACAAGCAATTGGGGCCGAATATAAAGGGAAAAAGATCGGTGAAATTGGTGATGCAACTTGTTATAGTTTCTTTCCTACTAAGAACTTAGGTGCATATGGTGACGGGGGAATGATTGTAACGAAAGATCAACAATTGGAAGAGAAGATGAAGATCATTCGAGTACATGGAAGTAAGCCGAAGTATTATCATCATGTTCTTGGGTACAATAGTCGATTAGATGAAATTCAAGCAGCTGTATTAAATGTTAAACTTCCGCACTTAAATAAATGGAGTGAGATGAGAAGAGAAAATGCACGTTACTACTATACGCAACTTTTAAATGAAAAGCTTGGAGAAAAAATTGTGACACCTACTGAAGTAGCAGAGCGATATCATGTATACCATCAATATACAATCCGAGTTAAAAATCGTGATGATTTACAAAGTTTCCTAAAGGAAAATGGTGTTGCATCGATGATCTATTATCCAGTTCCGCTACATTTACAGCCAGTTTTTGCACATTTAGGTTATAAAGAAGGAGATTTTCCGGAGGCTGAGAGGGCAGCGAAGGAAGTATTATCTTTGCCAATGTTCCCAGAGATGAAAAAGGAACAACAAGAATATGTTGTTAATATGATAGCCAAATATTATGAACAGTAA
- a CDS encoding sugar transferase, whose amino-acid sequence MNDILKRIFDITASFIGLVILSPVLILVSVLIKIDSKGPVFFKQTRVGRHEKPFEILKFRTMIVDAEKYGKQITVGKDKRITRVGHFLRKYKIDEFPQLFNVLVGDMSLVGPRPEVPKYTAYYNEKQRQIFEIRPGITDYASIKYRNENEILANSTDPEKVYIEEIMRDKLKINLEYVARRSLKEDIHIIFKTITKIIE is encoded by the coding sequence TTGAACGATATCTTAAAGAGAATATTTGATATTACAGCCTCTTTTATAGGACTAGTCATTCTATCACCTGTTCTAATTCTCGTTAGTGTATTAATCAAAATAGATTCAAAAGGGCCAGTTTTTTTTAAACAGACAAGGGTTGGCAGACATGAAAAACCATTTGAAATTTTAAAATTTCGCACAATGATTGTTGATGCGGAGAAATATGGGAAACAAATTACAGTAGGAAAAGACAAAAGGATCACAAGAGTAGGTCATTTTTTAAGAAAATATAAGATTGATGAGTTTCCACAGCTTTTTAATGTGCTAGTTGGTGATATGAGTTTAGTAGGACCTCGTCCTGAAGTTCCTAAATACACAGCCTATTATAATGAAAAGCAGAGGCAAATTTTTGAAATCCGTCCTGGAATAACCGACTACGCTTCAATTAAGTATCGGAATGAGAATGAAATCCTTGCTAACAGCACTGATCCAGAAAAGGTATATATTGAGGAAATTATGAGGGATAAGCTGAAAATAAATCTTGAATATGTAGCTCGAAGGTCGCTTAAAGAGGATATTCATATTATTTTTAAAACGATTACTAAAATAATCGAATAA
- a CDS encoding DegT/DnrJ/EryC1/StrS family aminotransferase: MDTIPYALPQIEDEEIKEVIDTIHSNWLSKGPKTVEFEKQFKSYVQAEHAIGLNSCTAGLHLSQLAAGVGPGDEVITTPYTFVSSANTIIHSGAKPVFVDIDPVTMNIDVNQIESKITNKTKAIIPVHFAGYPCDMDPIMEIARKYNLTVIEDAAHAVHTQYKGKMIGSIGDFTCFSFYATKNLVTGEGGMITTHNEALADKIRVMSLHGMSKNAWNRYGDKGSWYYEVDYPGFKYNMTDIQAAFGIVQLSKLEQMQQTRERYAAVYNQAFSEIEGFIVPHHDDVNRHAWHLYVLRVKEQNFTIDRAEFIEKLKEKGIGTSVHFIPVPMQPYYKKLGYKVEDYPNALAAYEGAISLPLYPKMSEQQVQRVVDVVLEIAKTYKR; encoded by the coding sequence ATGGATACAATCCCATACGCATTACCACAAATTGAAGATGAAGAAATAAAAGAAGTGATAGATACGATCCATTCAAATTGGTTAAGTAAAGGTCCAAAAACAGTTGAGTTTGAAAAACAATTTAAAAGCTATGTTCAAGCTGAGCATGCAATTGGATTAAATTCTTGTACGGCAGGATTGCATTTATCTCAACTGGCTGCCGGAGTTGGACCGGGAGATGAGGTTATTACAACACCTTATACCTTTGTATCAAGTGCTAATACAATTATTCATTCAGGCGCAAAGCCAGTTTTTGTAGACATCGATCCAGTAACAATGAACATTGATGTAAATCAGATAGAGAGTAAAATTACAAATAAAACAAAAGCCATCATACCAGTTCATTTTGCTGGTTATCCATGTGACATGGATCCGATTATGGAAATTGCCCGAAAGTATAATTTAACTGTAATAGAAGATGCCGCACATGCTGTTCATACACAATATAAAGGGAAAATGATAGGGAGTATCGGAGATTTTACATGTTTCAGTTTCTATGCTACAAAGAACCTAGTCACTGGTGAAGGCGGTATGATTACAACTCATAACGAAGCATTAGCCGATAAAATTCGGGTAATGAGTTTGCATGGAATGAGTAAGAATGCTTGGAACCGTTACGGGGATAAAGGTTCATGGTATTATGAGGTAGATTATCCAGGATTTAAATATAATATGACGGATATTCAAGCAGCCTTTGGAATTGTTCAGTTAAGTAAATTGGAGCAAATGCAGCAGACAAGGGAACGTTATGCGGCTGTTTATAATCAAGCCTTTTCAGAAATTGAAGGATTTATAGTTCCTCACCATGACGATGTTAATCGCCATGCATGGCATTTGTATGTGTTACGCGTTAAGGAACAAAATTTCACAATTGATCGTGCTGAGTTTATTGAAAAACTTAAAGAAAAAGGAATTGGTACGAGTGTTCATTTCATTCCTGTACCGATGCAACCGTATTATAAGAAGCTTGGTTATAAGGTGGAAGATTATCCTAATGCTCTTGCAGCATATGAAGGAGCCATTTCTCTTCCTCTTTACCCTAAAATGAGCGAGCAGCAAGTTCAGCGAGTTGTAGATGTTGTCTTAGAGATTGCAAAAACATATAAAAGATAG
- a CDS encoding glycosyltransferase family 4 protein: protein MNILLINHYAGSNIHGMEYRPYHLAKEWVSLGHNVTIIAASHSHIRTKQPEVMDKWTEEFLDGIKYIWIKTPEYEGNGIKRILNMLSFIKELSFNIKHIVDQIEPSIVIASSTYPLDIYPASRIAKKANAQFIFEVHDLWPLSPMLLGNMSRFHPFIMTMQKAENDAYRKAHKVVSLLPKADQHMIEHGMASHKFTYLPNGIAVDQWLEANENIPPGHQTIIDELKLEGKFLIGYAGTHGIANALEYLFDACEALKDDPVAFVLVGKGPDREKLIETAKQKKLNNIYFLPVINKKAIPDFLSKMDCLYIGWRKSPLYQFGVSPNKLLDYMMSGKPIIHGIEAGNDLVAEAQCGISIPPEDPEQIAFAVRKMMNTPEQTRKAMGSSGKNFVMSKHDYKVLAKDFLKIMK from the coding sequence ATGAATATCTTATTAATTAATCATTATGCTGGATCAAATATTCATGGGATGGAATACCGGCCATATCATTTAGCAAAAGAATGGGTTAGTTTAGGGCATAATGTTACGATTATTGCTGCGTCCCATTCTCATATTAGAACAAAACAGCCGGAAGTAATGGATAAATGGACTGAAGAATTTTTAGACGGTATTAAGTATATATGGATTAAAACTCCTGAATACGAAGGAAATGGTATTAAGAGAATACTTAATATGTTATCTTTTATTAAAGAATTATCGTTTAATATAAAACATATCGTAGATCAAATAGAACCTAGTATTGTCATAGCCTCTTCTACATACCCATTAGATATTTATCCAGCAAGTAGAATTGCTAAAAAGGCAAATGCGCAGTTTATTTTTGAGGTGCACGATCTCTGGCCCCTATCACCAATGCTTTTAGGCAATATGTCGCGATTTCACCCTTTTATTATGACAATGCAAAAGGCAGAAAATGATGCTTACCGTAAAGCCCATAAAGTAGTTTCTTTACTTCCAAAGGCAGATCAGCACATGATAGAGCATGGGATGGCTAGTCATAAATTTACATATTTGCCGAATGGGATTGCGGTAGACCAATGGCTTGAAGCAAATGAAAATATCCCGCCTGGGCATCAAACGATTATTGATGAGTTAAAATTGGAAGGGAAATTTTTGATTGGATATGCAGGTACACATGGTATTGCCAACGCACTAGAGTATTTGTTTGATGCATGTGAAGCTCTAAAGGATGATCCTGTTGCTTTCGTATTAGTTGGAAAAGGACCTGATAGAGAAAAATTAATAGAAACAGCTAAACAAAAAAAGTTAAATAATATTTATTTTTTACCTGTTATTAATAAAAAAGCTATCCCTGACTTTTTGTCAAAGATGGACTGTCTTTATATCGGTTGGAGGAAGAGTCCGCTATATCAATTTGGTGTAAGTCCAAATAAGCTGTTAGATTACATGATGTCAGGAAAACCGATTATACATGGAATAGAAGCCGGAAATGACCTTGTGGCTGAAGCACAGTGTGGAATTTCAATCCCTCCAGAGGATCCAGAGCAGATTGCATTTGCGGTAAGAAAAATGATGAATACACCAGAACAGACAAGGAAGGCTATGGGGAGTAGCGGAAAAAACTTTGTAATGAGTAAACATGATTATAAAGTTTTAGCTAAAGATTTTTTAAAGATCATGAAATAA
- a CDS encoding DapH/DapD/GlmU-related protein, with the protein MEKISVGQNVYIGENVEFGENVIIGHNVVIYDGTKIGSNVIIQDNVVIGKQPTRAKASILPETKFLPPTTIGNGVTVGTSAIVYANATIHDDVFIADLATIRERVSIGEKTIVGRGVAVENDCQVGKKCKLETNCYITAYSTLGDDVFIAPCVVTTNDNYMARTKERFNHFKGVTVKTGGRIGANSTILPGKTIEEDGTVAAGSIVTKDVKQEELVVGSPARKIRNVPEEQLLRNQ; encoded by the coding sequence ATGGAAAAAATATCCGTTGGGCAAAATGTATATATTGGTGAAAATGTCGAATTTGGCGAAAATGTTATCATTGGTCACAATGTTGTCATTTATGATGGTACTAAAATTGGAAGTAATGTCATTATTCAAGATAATGTAGTAATCGGAAAACAACCAACAAGAGCAAAAGCATCAATATTGCCTGAAACTAAATTCCTGCCCCCAACAACGATTGGAAACGGTGTAACTGTAGGTACGTCAGCAATTGTATACGCAAATGCTACAATTCACGATGATGTATTTATTGCTGATTTAGCTACTATTCGAGAACGTGTTTCAATTGGAGAAAAAACAATTGTTGGTCGGGGCGTAGCAGTTGAGAACGATTGCCAAGTTGGGAAAAAATGTAAATTAGAAACGAATTGTTACATTACAGCATACTCAACTCTAGGTGATGATGTATTTATTGCTCCTTGTGTAGTAACGACAAATGATAATTATATGGCACGGACAAAGGAACGTTTTAACCATTTTAAAGGTGTAACAGTGAAAACTGGCGGAAGAATCGGAGCTAATTCAACTATCTTGCCAGGTAAAACCATTGAAGAAGATGGTACTGTTGCAGCTGGAAGTATCGTAACAAAAGATGTTAAACAAGAAGAGCTAGTTGTCGGTTCTCCAGCAAGAAAAATTCGTAACGTTCCTGAAGAACAACTATTAAGAAATCAATAG
- a CDS encoding Gfo/Idh/MocA family protein: protein MSGTNFAIVGCGHIAKKHAEAIKNAPGAKLVAVCDTVPSNMTFYIEEYGAKGYESYDELLLDHNIDVVNICTPSGTHAPLTIKAANAKKHVIVEKPIALTVEDASSMIEACEENSVKLSVLHPNRFRPAMIKLKKAMDKGKFGKLSHANATVRWNRNQEYYDQAPWRGTKSLDGGVLMNQAIHNLDLLVWVMGDVEEVYSMAATRLRHIEAEDVSTGLVKFKKGSLGVIEAATTIYPKNYEESLSVFGEKASVKIWGRTANFIEHWEMENVSEQETEKLVNEIKAEPFGKPGHQWIIEDMMEAIKEDRSPIVTGEEGKRALELVVALYHSAETGKPVKINEGR, encoded by the coding sequence ATGAGTGGAACAAATTTTGCAATTGTAGGATGCGGGCATATTGCTAAAAAGCATGCTGAAGCGATTAAAAATGCACCGGGTGCAAAGCTAGTTGCTGTTTGTGATACCGTACCTTCGAATATGACGTTTTATATTGAGGAATATGGTGCAAAAGGTTATGAGTCTTATGATGAGCTACTATTAGATCATAACATAGATGTCGTAAATATATGTACTCCAAGTGGAACCCACGCACCATTAACAATTAAAGCTGCGAATGCTAAAAAACATGTAATTGTGGAAAAGCCAATTGCACTAACAGTTGAAGACGCAAGTTCAATGATTGAAGCATGCGAAGAAAATTCCGTAAAGCTTTCGGTTTTACACCCAAATCGGTTTAGACCGGCAATGATTAAGTTAAAAAAAGCAATGGATAAAGGTAAGTTTGGGAAATTAAGCCACGCGAATGCAACTGTTCGCTGGAATCGAAATCAAGAGTACTATGATCAAGCACCGTGGAGAGGTACTAAATCTTTAGACGGCGGTGTTCTTATGAATCAAGCTATACATAATTTAGACTTACTTGTATGGGTTATGGGCGATGTTGAAGAAGTATATAGTATGGCGGCGACTCGACTTCGTCATATTGAGGCTGAAGATGTGTCAACAGGCTTAGTTAAATTTAAAAAAGGTTCTTTAGGAGTTATAGAAGCAGCGACAACAATTTATCCAAAAAATTACGAAGAATCTTTAAGTGTTTTCGGAGAAAAAGCCTCTGTAAAAATATGGGGAAGAACAGCTAATTTTATTGAGCATTGGGAAATGGAAAATGTAAGTGAACAAGAAACAGAAAAATTAGTGAATGAAATAAAAGCAGAACCGTTTGGAAAGCCAGGTCACCAATGGATTATTGAAGATATGATGGAAGCCATTAAAGAAGATCGTTCTCCAATTGTTACTGGAGAAGAAGGGAAAAGAGCTTTAGAGTTAGTAGTTGCACTTTATCATTCAGCAGAAACAGGTAAACCCGTTAAAATTAATGAAGGACGATGA
- a CDS encoding polysaccharide biosynthesis protein, which yields MTYRARMFSLVCIDSAIVLVSIFMSHFILNPLSSYDVTDMIIVTSLTLLITHHVFSYVFGLYRRVWRYASMEELVGLFSVVTSSVIITAIVQKIFFNNIYARGLTLTYMLHILLLGGVRFWWRFTQVIIFDLKSKEIEPLQKKRTLIIGAGSTGRMLLRQLKEHPTTELEPVAFLDDNNSVQQLNIGGLPVAGTIKDLTKVAKRYKIDHVVIAIPSLKRQKLNEIITEANKVVNDVQILPMIGDLATGKISVNEIRDVSIEDLLGREPVQLDTKGIVNKVKNKTVLITGAGGSIGSELCRQLCTFKPKRLVLLGHGENSIYNIEMELRSKYKDKIEFCTEIADIQDREKMFEVLDKYKPSFVFHAAAHKHVPLMERNPEEAVKNNIYGTKNVAEAADAAKVDTFVLISTDKAVNPTSVMGATKRIAEILVQNLDKRSDTRFVAVRFGNVLGSRGSVVPLFKKQIARGGPVTVTHPDMTRYFMTIPEASRLVIQAGALASGGEIFVLDMGEPVKIVDLASNLIKLSGFTEDEIKIEFTGMRPGEKLYEEILNEDEVHPGQVYTKIYIGKATEEDANEVLWEIEHSLDNREALRETLLHLTNKKKTTTPNHDAIKKVLTAVVN from the coding sequence ATGACATATCGGGCAAGAATGTTTAGTCTTGTCTGTATTGACTCGGCCATCGTCTTAGTTTCAATATTTATGTCACATTTTATTTTGAATCCGCTCTCTTCTTATGATGTAACCGACATGATTATCGTGACGTCGCTAACTTTATTGATAACTCACCATGTCTTCTCATATGTTTTTGGTCTTTATCGAAGAGTTTGGCGTTATGCAAGTATGGAGGAATTAGTAGGGCTTTTTAGCGTTGTGACATCATCTGTTATTATTACAGCCATCGTTCAGAAAATCTTTTTTAATAATATTTATGCGAGAGGCTTAACATTAACGTATATGTTACATATCTTACTGCTCGGGGGAGTTCGTTTTTGGTGGCGCTTTACTCAAGTGATCATATTTGATCTTAAAAGTAAAGAAATTGAGCCTTTACAGAAGAAGAGAACATTGATTATCGGAGCGGGATCTACTGGACGAATGCTTTTAAGGCAATTAAAGGAGCACCCAACAACCGAGCTGGAACCAGTGGCTTTCCTTGATGATAACAACAGTGTTCAACAATTAAATATTGGAGGGCTACCTGTAGCGGGAACGATAAAAGATCTAACAAAGGTAGCAAAACGTTATAAAATAGACCATGTCGTTATTGCCATTCCTTCATTAAAAAGGCAAAAATTAAATGAAATTATTACTGAAGCTAATAAAGTTGTGAATGATGTTCAAATTTTACCAATGATCGGTGATCTTGCCACTGGGAAGATTTCTGTTAATGAAATCCGTGATGTTTCGATTGAAGATTTACTTGGACGTGAACCAGTGCAATTAGACACTAAAGGGATAGTTAATAAGGTGAAAAATAAAACAGTATTAATTACAGGCGCAGGAGGCTCAATAGGATCAGAACTTTGTCGTCAGTTATGTACATTTAAGCCTAAGAGATTAGTTCTTTTAGGTCATGGTGAAAATAGTATATATAATATTGAAATGGAGTTACGCTCTAAATATAAAGATAAAATAGAGTTTTGCACTGAAATTGCTGATATTCAAGATCGAGAGAAAATGTTTGAAGTGTTAGACAAATATAAACCCTCCTTTGTTTTCCATGCAGCAGCTCATAAACATGTTCCATTAATGGAACGAAATCCTGAGGAGGCAGTAAAAAATAATATATACGGAACAAAGAATGTTGCTGAAGCTGCTGATGCTGCAAAAGTAGATACATTTGTATTGATTTCAACGGATAAAGCAGTTAATCCTACCAGTGTAATGGGAGCAACGAAGCGAATTGCTGAGATTCTTGTTCAAAATTTAGATAAAAGAAGTGACACCCGTTTTGTTGCTGTTCGTTTTGGAAATGTATTAGGCAGTCGTGGCAGTGTCGTGCCGCTATTCAAAAAACAAATTGCCCGCGGTGGTCCAGTAACGGTTACTCATCCGGATATGACAAGATACTTTATGACGATACCAGAAGCATCAAGACTTGTTATTCAAGCTGGTGCGTTAGCTAGCGGTGGTGAAATATTTGTTCTTGATATGGGAGAACCGGTAAAAATAGTTGATTTAGCAAGTAATCTAATTAAGCTTTCAGGATTTACAGAAGATGAGATCAAGATTGAATTTACAGGTATGCGGCCTGGGGAAAAACTTTATGAAGAAATATTAAATGAAGATGAAGTTCATCCGGGTCAAGTGTATACGAAAATTTACATTGGTAAAGCAACAGAAGAAGATGCAAACGAAGTCTTGTGGGAAATTGAACACAGTCTTGATAATAGAGAAGCGTTAAGAGAGACATTATTACATTTAACAAATAAAAAAAAAACTACCACACCCAATCATGATGCAATAAAGAAAGTGTTAACTGCAGTTGTAAATTAA
- a CDS encoding penicillin-binding transpeptidase domain-containing protein, with the protein MKRTVLFIAFFIVLATLISCNKEETPEKRFSEYIKLWNEQKFTEMYGYLSETAKKSVTKDEFVKRYKKVYADLEINQLDVQFKDKQEKKSDKKENVELPFNMKMNSIAGPIQFDHKAKMVKEKTKDDGKENWFLSWDTTYIFSDLEEGDKISLIVEQAKRGEILDRNGIGLAINGKVYEIGIVPQELGDDKQVVIAKVAELLQMSSEEIEKALNEKWVKPDYFIPIKKISSEDEELLKKLVNLSGVLKKDVESRVYPYKEITSHLIGYVGQITKEELEKQDSEGYGSNDLIGKRGLEQVFEKELKGQNGIKILIQKKDGTKKIIAEQQVENGANIQLTVDAKLQTDIYNEMFNEAGAAAAIHPQTGETLALVSSPGFDPNKLVLGMSAAQLQALEENEAEPLLNRFKLTYAPGSVIKPIVGAIGLTKNTINKDVVKKIEGLKWQKDTSWGNYFVKRVSDVKEPVNLERALILSDNIYFAQAGLDLGAKKFTEGLQGFGFEEKLEYEYPIEPSSIGTLDSEIKVADTAYGQGQMEMSVLHLVAAYTPFVNNGNIIKPILLSNSEKGQVWKANIISEENATIISNMLTKVIDDPMGTAHSGQIDGYSLAGKTGTAELKQKQGEAGSENGWFIAYNTDSPSLMIAMMIENVEKKGGSTIAVERIKNIFMKQK; encoded by the coding sequence ATGAAAAGAACAGTTCTTTTTATTGCATTTTTTATCGTGTTAGCAACACTGATAAGTTGTAATAAGGAAGAAACACCAGAAAAAAGATTCTCTGAATATATTAAATTATGGAATGAACAAAAGTTTACCGAAATGTACGGCTATTTATCTGAAACAGCAAAAAAATCTGTTACAAAGGATGAATTTGTTAAAAGGTATAAAAAGGTGTACGCGGATTTGGAAATTAATCAATTAGATGTTCAATTTAAAGACAAGCAGGAAAAAAAATCAGACAAGAAAGAAAACGTTGAGTTACCTTTCAATATGAAAATGAACAGCATTGCTGGACCAATTCAATTTGACCATAAAGCCAAAATGGTAAAAGAAAAGACTAAAGATGATGGTAAGGAGAATTGGTTCTTAAGTTGGGACACTACATATATTTTTTCTGACTTAGAAGAAGGAGATAAAATCTCTTTGATTGTCGAACAAGCAAAACGTGGAGAAATTCTTGATCGTAACGGGATAGGGCTGGCCATTAATGGTAAAGTATATGAAATCGGCATTGTTCCACAAGAATTAGGAGACGATAAGCAAGTCGTAATTGCAAAGGTTGCTGAATTGCTTCAAATGAGTTCAGAGGAAATAGAGAAAGCATTAAATGAAAAGTGGGTAAAACCAGATTATTTTATACCGATTAAGAAAATCTCATCAGAGGATGAGGAGTTGTTAAAAAAGCTTGTTAATTTGTCGGGTGTATTAAAAAAGGATGTAGAGTCGAGAGTATACCCGTATAAAGAAATAACCTCACATTTAATTGGCTATGTCGGCCAAATTACGAAAGAAGAGCTTGAAAAACAGGATAGTGAAGGTTATGGAAGCAACGATTTAATTGGTAAGAGAGGATTAGAACAAGTATTTGAAAAAGAGTTAAAAGGTCAAAATGGAATTAAAATACTGATTCAAAAGAAAGATGGAACAAAGAAAATAATCGCAGAGCAGCAAGTAGAGAACGGAGCAAATATTCAACTAACAGTAGACGCTAAGCTTCAGACAGATATTTATAATGAGATGTTTAATGAAGCCGGGGCTGCAGCAGCAATTCATCCCCAAACAGGTGAAACACTTGCGTTAGTGAGTAGTCCAGGCTTCGATCCAAATAAACTAGTTCTTGGAATGTCTGCGGCTCAACTTCAGGCTCTGGAAGAAAATGAAGCAGAGCCATTATTAAATCGCTTTAAACTTACATATGCGCCAGGATCAGTTATTAAGCCCATTGTAGGCGCGATTGGATTAACAAAAAATACTATTAACAAAGATGTAGTAAAAAAAATTGAAGGACTGAAGTGGCAAAAAGATACATCATGGGGAAATTATTTTGTGAAAAGGGTAAGTGATGTGAAGGAACCAGTCAATCTTGAAAGAGCACTTATCTTATCTGATAATATTTATTTTGCCCAAGCTGGTCTTGATTTAGGGGCGAAAAAGTTTACAGAAGGGCTTCAAGGCTTTGGATTTGAAGAAAAGCTTGAGTATGAGTACCCTATTGAACCTTCAAGCATCGGGACATTAGACAGCGAAATAAAAGTAGCCGACACAGCATATGGTCAAGGACAAATGGAGATGAGTGTTTTACATCTCGTTGCAGCCTACACGCCTTTTGTAAATAATGGAAATATTATTAAGCCTATTTTATTATCTAATAGTGAAAAAGGCCAAGTTTGGAAAGCAAATATAATAAGCGAAGAAAATGCAACGATTATTTCAAATATGTTGACAAAGGTTATTGATGATCCAATGGGAACGGCACATAGTGGTCAAATTGACGGCTATTCATTAGCGGGTAAAACGGGAACAGCAGAACTGAAGCAAAAACAAGGAGAGGCAGGGAGTGAAAACGGCTGGTTCATTGCTTATAACACTGATTCACCAAGTTTGATGATTGCAATGATGATAGAAAATGTTGAAAAAAAAGGTGGCTCAACAATCGCAGTCGAACGGATAAAAAATATTTTTATGAAGCAAAAATGA